In the genome of Mytilus edulis chromosome 14, xbMytEdul2.2, whole genome shotgun sequence, the window TGATAATTTGATACAGTGTTTGTTTGTGtatttctaaattttgttttttgttggttgttttcattctttttatttttcacaccAACTAACGCTGAAAAAGAGCCTGAACTAACAGTAAACACTTCCGACTTTTGAACATCACGACATGTGTTTGGCTTGGCAGCCATTTTAGCATCTTTCAATTTACTCTCAAACTTTTGACTGATGTTTTTATCAGCCGTGTTATCAGAATTTTTACGAAATTCATCAAGAAAGGACTCAATAGTGGTTTCAATCTCTGCTGCATGCTGGGAAGGTTTAGATGGCGTCTCATCTTTCGAAACCTCGTCTAACAATGTCTGAAATGACTTTGTGATGTCATCAAATTCTCTCTGCGTTTGATGATCAATCTGTGCTGCAGAGTCTTCTTGAAAATGTCCAAAACCAGAATCTGATTTATTTCTACGCATCTGTGCAGGGGGTATATGTTGTCCGTGGGAGGGTAAAGTCTGACTGTGACTCATAGAGTCCATTGTTGGTTCAGATAGTTTTGGATCATCTAGATGTAGACCATAATATATCCTGTCAAGTTCAGTCAATGCCTCATTTAACTTGGCCCTTTGTCGGTCTTGTTCTTCCTTGGTATGGATATTAGGGGGAGTTTTTATAGGTTCTGTTGGCGCAAATTTCCTGAGTGCAGATAAAATGGAATCCAATCTATTTTCGTCCGCGTCCACAATTTTACATTTAATCTGCGACAATTTATCTTCCACATCACGAGCCAAGTTTTGTAAATCTTCTATTGATTGGTTGAACTGTTTTTCAGTTTCAGCAAAACTTGACGCAACAGATTTCTGACTTCGAGTATCATCCGTTTCTGATTGTTGGTCAAATGCCAACCCCGTGTTCATAAGCCTCTCTTTCAATACTGATGGATCTAGCTGATAATTTCCGTTTATTATATAAGGAAATTGTGTTATGTCTGGATTAATTGGaatttgttgattattttgataaaacatcatattttgatttgattggttaatattttgattaaattgatttgattggttaatatttTGATTCTGTTGATTTGATGACGGATAAATGTTTTGCCCTTTCCAATTTGGATGTGATGTGTTCTGAGTAAATGGTATCTGATGCACCTGGCTTGGGTGCATCTGATTTGGTATCTGGGAACTAGTGTGCATTTGATTTGGTATCTGTGAACTTGGTTGCATCTGATTTGGTATCTGTGAACTTGAGTGCACCTGATTTAACCCTTGTTGACCTTTGTTAGGCTGACTTTTCATTTGAGAATGAGCCACTTGTTGATAAGTTGGATAAATCCACTGGACATTTTGTTGAGGATTGTTTGTCTGCTTTTGTTGCTGAGTGGCCATTAGATTTCTCTGTTGATCAAAATATTTCTGACTGACATTCTGACCAGCATTTGTTTGGATATTATTTTGCttcattttttcaattggaaTATTTCTAACGATATTTTTTGGCACATTCGGCGATTGGATGGAGGAAGAAGAAGCAGAGGTGTCCACGGCCTGATTTCTCTGTGGTGCTGGTGTTTTCTTTTGTAAAGAAGATCGTATATCATCAAGCACCTCGTCTAGAGCCTCAATGCTACTTTTAGCAGCCACTGCCAATTTGAGTGGTTGAATCGTTGGAGTATGAAAGACTTTTGGTTTCGGTTGAATGGTTGTAGAAGATGTTTGAACAGGTCGAGTAGAAGTTACAATCGTTGGAGCATAAGATGTGCATGAGCGGGTTTGACTAACAGGTGGAGACAACTCTTGTGATCTGTCAGGGGGAGAGAACTCTTGTACAGGAAACTGGAAAGCTTGACTATTTCTTACAACATATGTTTCTGTACCTTCTACATTCTGAGCAGCGATCAGATCATCAAAGCTTGTCATTTGCTCTATCTGTTTCCAGAACGGATCTTCATGGAACGGTATAGTTTGTAATGTTCTAGCTTTAACACGTTCTATACTAACTGGTCCCTGACCACTCTCGAGCTTAGGCGACCAGACATCAGAGTTTGTACCAGTTTGTGATGAACTGTGTATATTTGTCCTTGGTAACGATTGAGATTTCTGTATTTTTATAGAGGATACTTTTTCGACCTGAACAGGATTTTGTATCTCTATATTTGGAGCAGTATTTCCCATAAATTTGTACTGTCGTCTCTGTCGTAAGGGTGTAGATATGAGCGGAGTTGTATTCTCTGTAATGTCAGTGCTCTCATTACCACTAGCGTCAGAATTAAACTTTCTACGGAGATCCCTCACAGATTCACTTTTAATTTCCTGTAACTCTGACAACTCCTCCTCAAACCTTGACAGACGAGATTGTTTCACTTCTTCCACCTCCATGTTTTTTGGAGTCGGTGGCCAAACTTTTGTTGTATTCTCTTCAATAACATCACCTTGACCTTTGTCTCCATCTGACTCTTTTGAACTTGACCTTCTGATCACTTTTGCTCTTTTTTGAATATTTACCGGTTCATAAGTTGTCCTCATATTTTCTTGTTCTATTTTTGGTTGTTGGACAACCCTAAACAAACGATGAGCATTAGTTTCTGCAGACTGTACTTTAGGTTCCATTTGTACAGGGGCTGTAGCCGTCTGTCTCTGTGGCTGTGGTTGATGAGCCACAGATTTTGTAACTGTAACAGATATTGAAGATACAACATTAGGGGGTGCTTTCGGCATCCACGAATCAGGTATGCCTCCTTCTGATTCCATAATGGTTGTCAAGGGAACAGGTGATTTAGATTCAGTTGATGTTGGAGGAGTGCTTttctttttcataaatttttccCATTTTTTAATTCGGTCTGTCACTTCAATATCATAGTCCACATCTGAAAACATTCCCCCCTCTACAGCTGATGCTGAGAGACTCATTATATTAGGAATTTGATTTGACTGCGGAAACTTTTGTGGTGGATAGTAATTGGGGTTCTGTTCAGGGAAATAGTTGGGTGTTCTGAATGTATTAGCATAATTCATCCCAGATTCTCCCCAATTTAACTGACTATCAGATTTCGACATATCATTTGAAAGTTCGGCTGTTGATCTTCTTGGAAGATAAGGACTATGAGAAGCAGATTGGAATTTTCTTTCAACTTTCGGTACACTATTTTGGAatatatattcctgacttggcggTAAGGTGTAAGTAGTCGGCGGAGTACTAGATTCTGACGTACTATATGATAACCTATCGTACTGACTTGACTGTATGCTATGAGTATCAGACTGTTGTTCTTTAGATGAAGGTATTTGTAGTCGTAATTTGACTTCATTTTGAAAAGCACTTTCTCGTGGTGCCTTTGTACTGTCTAAAGAAGTTGATCTTCTTTTTTCAACCTTGTTATATATATCACTTTGTTGTGTTGGAAACATTCGCGGTTGACTAGCAGAAATCTTTTTCAATTTCCCACTTTCCATTTCACTTTCTAGATATTGAATGTTTGACTCGATCAACTCATCGAGTGAATCATCACTATGAGATTTACGTTTAGTTCTCCCTTTCTCAATCAACTTTTTTACAGGAATTTCTTGATATGGCTTAGAATCATTATAACTAGATTTCACATGACTATTGTTATCCTGGTTTCCATAGTAACCACTTTgttgtaaattattatttttgaaattccaTGTGAATTCACCATTAGGTCCTTGGTTTGGTTTCCCTTGATAATAAGTCATTGGCTGCGGCTTTCCTTGGTAGTAATTCACATCGGTCGGCTGTGGATTATAATTAGAGAAGTTTGATTCCTGTTTCGGTATTTTTCTATATGGTCCTTGTCCTTGACCCACTTTATTTGAAGTCTGAATGTTGATATTTTGGTTACTATGGTGATCCTGAGTGAATCTAGTGTCAGCTGAATGTTTGTTTACATTGCCTTGTATGAACTGGGATGAAAAACTGCCCTGACCTGGACCAATAGGTCGTAATGTTATTTGTTCTGACGTGGATGAAGattcattttctttgttttgatgAATGTCGGCTGCTAGCCTTtcctacaaaataaaatgaatactGAATAAAAGTGTCTATATACTAAAACATATTTGCATGGaacttatttttgtaaataaatctaCAATCCTGACACAAAGGATAAAACACCAATACTAAAGTTTTATGCATCTTAATTAGGAAAATATACACTTTGAAAGTAGTTTTAAAATTTACCATATTCAACAGTATGTTTGCACCATCAGATATTAAAAGAATAGAATATATTACAGTTCCAATAATATAGGGCCCTTGagttttggtttttaatttttcttgtctgaattgttttactgTAATAGATGTGCCTTGATTTGACTAGGttaattccccttaatttggacagattaattatttagtatttaaatgtttattttaagtttaatcTTATTTAAACACAGTTAGATAAAAGTAAGGATtgttaatttaactgttttagtatttaactttcgatgtttttataatgttttatgaatatttatttattcaacttTTCTTCAGTACCGTTTCAGTTAAAGTTACCCTGTTTAATGACAAGTTTAGAATATCATTTGATGTTCAGTCGGAGTCCGCCTTGCACAGGCCTCCAAATACTCGCCGGACTGTATCAGTTCACTTGAGTTTAAAGTTAGCCACCACTTCGGTGCAGTTCGCCAGAGTTAGTCACCCCTTTATGGTGCAAATTTCACTACTTTAAAACACATCGCGAAGCAGTTTACTTTACTTTTAAGACTAACTCTGGGAAcacctcattttcattttaccTTTGAAATTACCCTATTTTTTTAACTTCAGTTTAGAAAGTTTTCTGACTCCTGTTTATATCTGACTTTGTTTAATACATgcaattattgtacatttgtgaataaaatatagtttcGTTTGATTCATTGTCTGTTGTTCagccataatctgatatcaggtatcccAATGGTCGAATAGGGGCGAAGTACTGGCCGCTACACGTCCCGGAAGGTGTCGTCACCGACCCCCTCCGTTACaaatggtgccgtgaccaggatatCTGATCCCTAAGGTTTTGGTTTGGACattatttgattataatttcttttgatattcaaattatttaaatttttgattttcaaaatgataaAGTTTGAACAGAAACCTTGTACTTTTGACGGTGTTAGTGCTAATGTACAagattattttattcaatttgaagcAGTTAGTTTTTGGAATAACTGGAATTTTTCTGAAATGGCTCTTCAGTTAGTAATAAATTTAAGAGAAGAAGCACGAACTATTTTACGTCTTCTTACTCCTGTTCAGTTGCAAAGCTACAGTTTTCTGAAAAGGTTGTTAATGCAACGTTTTAATCCTAAGGAAAGgatacttttttataaatttcaactgaaaaattgtacaattttgccAGATGAATCTGTGTTTGATTTTGGACATAGATTAAAACTTTTATGCCATCGTGCATATCCAGATAATTTCCATAGTATGGAACCTTATGGTATGGACATTTTCATTGACAAATTAGAGAAGGAAATGGGAGAGTTTGTTCGTTTTAAACATCCTGCAACTTTTGATGATGCTATATTTTTGGCTACAGAGTTTGAGTCTTTTAAGTTGACAGTTGAACCTGTTGAATGTGAAATTAAGGAAAGTGAAGAAAGTTTAGATTTTAGTTGTTTGAAGTCTGGTTTTGATCAAATTGTCAAAGTTCTTAAGAAGCTTGTTTATAGGAAGTTAAaggttaaaaaatgttttaattgtttggtAGTTGGACATATCAGAGCTTATTGTCCCAATAAAGTTTGTAAAAGTGTCAATTCGGTTCATGTTGTTGAACCAGAAAAACCAGTTTCTATTTcagttaatacatgtaataagaatgtaaaaaaatcatgcaaagtTGTCAAAAGAGTTCAAAGTTTATTTCCATCTGATTTGCATAGTTCTTTATCTGATTATTTGATTTCTAGCATGGATGATTTTTCTTGTTGGAAGGATAAGCCAGTTAAAGTTTTcatataatatgttttatttgttataatttgtatatatttagtcttttacttattttgtcagtttatatAATTGTTTAGTAGGTATGGTTTCAAAGTTTTtggatttgttgtttttcttggtCACGTTAATGAGCCGGTTTTGTTATCGAAACCACCCTCAAAAACGTTGTTTGATTAGATTGTGTTTTCTTTAGATGTTGGTTTGTTTAGATTGTAGCTTAGTTTCTTGTTGGAATagttttatttatgagtttgctcatttatttggatttttaacCTCTCTGaacaagttttattgttttaaatttgtttcattGGGTTATGGTATTCCTTTTGTGACTTTTACAGTCATGGCAGAAATCTATTGAGTGGCAGTTAATTTATGTGCGAAGACAACCAGCTGATATAGTAAGCCGTTCTTGTATCGAGAACACCTTTCTTACTTTTGGTACAACGTTTGATCATCTTGAACCCGGAATCACATGTTAAACGTGATTCTGTGAGATCAACAATTGGTGGACTATACCTGGTACAACTTGAACCATGCAGATTAGCCGTATTTACATTCCGTTTCCGTTTGAAGGACTATTTGTGGAATGCTGTACATATGCTGTGTCCATTAACCGTTGGATATATATGCTATGGATTATTGTACTTTATAAACTGTGTTTACCGCCTATTCCTGGACGTTTATACCGTGTGGATCTTTCCCGATGGTTTGGCCGTGTGTTAGTTTGACATTTTTGTGACATTAATTGacattttgtttgcattgttttatattgtttattgttttcaacacatctattttaaatatttttttcccaaatattaatttctttaatatttgtcCTAAGGGGGGAGGAATGTAATAGATGTGCCTTGATTTGACTAGGttaattccccttaatttggacagattaattatttagtatttaaatgtttattttaagtttaatcTTATTTAAACACAGTTAGATAAAAGTAAGGATtgttaatttaactgttttagtatttaactttcgatgtttttataatgttttatgaatatttatttattcaacttTTCTTCAGTACCGTTTCAGTTAAAGTTACCCTGTTTAATGACAAGTTTAGAAtatcatttgatattcagtcgGAGTCGGCCTTGCACAGGCCTCCAAATACTCGCCGGACTGTATCAGTTCACTTGAGTTTAAAGTTAGCCACCACTTCGGTGCAGTTCGCCAGAGTTAGTCACCCCTTTATGGTGCAAATTTCACTACTTTAAAACACAACGCGAAGCAGTTTACTTTACTTTTAAGACTAACTCTGGGAAcacctcattttcattttaccTTTGAAATTACCCTATTTTTTTAACTTCAGTTTAGAAAGTTTTCTGACTCCTGTTTATATCCGACTTTGTTTAATACATgcaattattgtacatttgtgaataaaatatagtttcGTTTGATTCATTGTCTGTTGTTCagccataatctgatatcaggtatcccAATGGTCGAATAGGGGCGAAGTACTGGCCGCTACACGTCCCGGAAGGTGTCGTCACCGACCCCCTCCGTTacattacatttgtcatttggggGCCTTCAACAGCTGACTATAAGTGGTATgggtttgcttattgttgaaagaTGTATgctgacctatagttattaatttctgtcatttgttctcttttgacaagttgtctcattggcaatcatatcacatcttcttttttatattttacttttacagATGTCTACTCTGTTTCTTTGTTttgattggttgctgtctcattttatcTACATCTCCATTTGTTCATATTGTATGTTAGAATTTGCATATCATTTATTTAGTTATCAATTCagttttcagatttttttgtaaaatttacagaTGGTTAAAATCATATTTGTGGTGCAGCAGAATTTTGAAAAGAGCagaattcaaatatataaaatactgGTGATAGCTTGGTATCTTTTATATAAGGGAAATTATATTTCTGCTGTttttaagagtttaaaaaaacCTGCAGTTATCTCCCTTACAACAATACTTTAAACTCTCCTAAGTGTCAGTAAGACAGCTAAAAATAAACCTCAGAAGTAAAAAGTGAAATCgtaattaagtggttgttgttggttgctgtttatcaatttacttttaagtttaaatcagattgtTGTCTTTGTTGTCTGAATTGTGAGGCTTGTTTAGGGGgggtatcaatatcccatatcccattaagtttttatcccaatatcccgtatccctataatgtttacccctaatatcccaataaatattttttacaaatatcccatatccctaaaactattttgaaatatcccaaaaaatcattataaattcattcccAAGCCCATTTTTTCCCTCATCATCACAATGTCAACAATTTTGACTGGGAAAACAAACTGTGTTAAAGGAAATTTACAGTGCATACTTCCAGtgttaaataagaatatatatgttcaaaagaTGAAGTGTTCCATCGTAGAACCTTGTATAACAATCTCTTTTTATGTGATCTTAAACGATAAATTTAGTGTAAGGGGTctaatttcagactttttttttaattgttcaaaccgtgatgcatatgactgtaaaatttcattttgatagcaTTATGCTTTCATTGATAAGAAACTTC includes:
- the LOC139503097 gene encoding uncharacterized protein isoform X2, with protein sequence MSQRELFIDKVRNGLISVSIRLAGKTTVKLGILRSKAENVKQKVITLSVKYVKHAVPENSADEKLKSLGSKHHHGNKTSGQQIRGSKSSLASNTESINQQQTQTNKAQPPPTPTPSIESSQLETVAGTDTPDDVIMADRRPQRVGRNDNKNQVTQDAKRRSRSEGRSKGRNSSNKKDGNSSKGRSGSYSKEPVDQQSRHSLYNEPQSDEGGFPDIKTSSSDSEETLQKKWIRNPNMVKQAGKKEKRKSLGNNLENGYHGRPNYLDLQGNKENVDRGSQKDKFKRLEEMRNKRVDLMVTSDEELNSPEFRISRLRQRALQGAKLSSKLPERLDEFDLQKIHLERLAADIHQNKENESSSTSEQITLRPIGPGQGSFSSQFIQGNVNKHSADTRFTQDHHSNQNINIQTSNKVGQGQGPYRKIPKQESNFSNYNPQPTDVNYYQGKPQPMTYYQGKPNQGPNGEFTWNFKNNNLQQSGYYGNQDNNSHVKSSYNDSKPYQEIPVKKLIEKGRTKRKSHSDDSLDELIESNIQYLESEMESGKLKKISASQPRMFPTQQSDIYNKVEKRRSTSLDSTKAPRESAFQNEVKLRLQIPSSKEQQSDTHSIQSSQYDRLSYSTSESSTPPTTYTLPPSQEYIFQNSVPKVERKFQSASHSPYLPRRSTAELSNDMSKSDSQLNWGESGMNYANTFRTPNYFPEQNPNYYPPQKFPQSNQIPNIMSLSASAVEGGMFSDVDYDIEVTDRIKKWEKFMKKKSTPPTSTESKSPVPLTTIMESEGGIPDSWMPKAPPNVVSSISVTVTKSVAHQPQPQRQTATAPVQMEPKVQSAETNAHRLFRVVQQPKIEQENMRTTYEPVNIQKRAKVIRRSSSKESDGDKGQGDVIEENTTKVWPPTPKNMEVEEVKQSRLSRFEEELSELQEIKSESVRDLRRKFNSDASGNESTDITENTTPLISTPLRQRRQYKFMGNTAPNIEIQNPVQVEKVSSIKIQKSQSLPRTNIHSSSQTGTNSDVWSPKLESGQGPVSIERVKARTLQTIPFHEDPFWKQIEQMTSFDDLIAAQNVEGTETYVVRNSQAFQFPVQEFSPPDRSQELSPPVSQTRSCTSYAPTIVTSTRPVQTSSTTIQPKPKVFHTPTIQPLKLAVAAKSSIEALDEVLDDIRSSLQKKTPAPQRNQAVDTSASSSSIQSPNVPKNIVRNIPIEKMKQNNIQTNAGQNVSQKYFDQQRNLMATQQQKQTNNPQQNVQWIYPTYQQVAHSQMKSQPNKGQQGLNQVHSSSQIPNQMQPSSQIPNQMHTSSQIPNQMHPSQVHQIPFTQNTSHPNWKGQNIYPSSNQQNQNINQSNQFNQNINQSNQNMMFYQNNQQIPINPDITQFPYIINGNYQLDPSVLKERLMNTGLAFDQQSETDDTRSQKSVASSFAETEKQFNQSIEDLQNLARDVEDKLSQIKCKIVDADENRLDSILSALRKFAPTEPIKTPPNIHTKEEQDRQRAKLNEALTELDRIYYGLHLDDPKLSEPTMDSMSHSQTLPSHGQHIPPAQMRRNKSDSGFGHFQEDSAAQIDHQTQREFDDITKSFQTLLDEVSKDETPSKPSQHAAEIETTIESFLDEFRKNSDNTADKNISQKFESKLKDAKMAAKPNTCRDVQKSEVFTVSSGSFSALVGVKNKKNENNQQKTKFRNTQTNTVSNYHGPVTVKPKTAKDFAQKSKPASGFKQKVKTTSNSEPKVVSSTANIKLVSPQREIKVIKTSGSESEDVSDSHIVRKAKRNVNLQHRKSMPACMIQRTVETQTLEPSSPPVAVLRKNFQSKDRQSREGSESSESSAESRRARRKTITKGIALLMEFFSSSEDERREKSKLDHSTSAPDLRYIGCEKMTKSTSDNDKFKSKGKHSKQKHGTKTKNRSSYIKFDNVDDKIDDFYVTSTTSDDNVQSTHGSKPPKHPKRKQSATSPDKVDEDKIVIEAEEGNPSNVERFNKTDCVIRRKKREDSEEQERPHSFHELLAAFEPNPLKMKKLRKCSSAEAMLQDTTPINKIFTSDPDLRKDSEFNSGESAGVKLEQEVKDTAV
- the LOC139503097 gene encoding uncharacterized protein isoform X5 → MLLYHDSFAQTEGKIYGLYTQSADEKLKSLGSKHHHGNKTSGQQIRGSKSSLASNTESINQQQTQTNKAQPPPTPTPSIESSQLETVAGTDTPDDVIMADRRPQRVGRNDNKNQVTQDAKRRSRSEGRSKGRNSSNKKDGNSSKGRSGSYSKEPVDQQSRHSLYNEPQSDEGGFPDIKTSSSDSEETLQKKWIRNPNMVKQAGKKEKRKSLGNNLENGYHGRPNYLDLQGNKENVDRGSQKDKFKRLEEMRNKRVDLMVTSDEELNSPEFRISRLRQRALQGAKLSSKLPERLDEFDLQKIHLERLAADIHQNKENESSSTSEQITLRPIGPGQGSFSSQFIQGNVNKHSADTRFTQDHHSNQNINIQTSNKVGQGQGPYRKIPKQESNFSNYNPQPTDVNYYQGKPQPMTYYQGKPNQGPNGEFTWNFKNNNLQQSGYYGNQDNNSHVKSSYNDSKPYQEIPVKKLIEKGRTKRKSHSDDSLDELIESNIQYLESEMESGKLKKISASQPRMFPTQQSDIYNKVEKRRSTSLDSTKAPRESAFQNEVKLRLQIPSSKEQQSDTHSIQSSQYDRLSYSTSESSTPPTTYTLPPSQEYIFQNSVPKVERKFQSASHSPYLPRRSTAELSNDMSKSDSQLNWGESGMNYANTFRTPNYFPEQNPNYYPPQKFPQSNQIPNIMSLSASAVEGGMFSDVDYDIEVTDRIKKWEKFMKKKSTPPTSTESKSPVPLTTIMESEGGIPDSWMPKAPPNVVSSISVTVTKSVAHQPQPQRQTATAPVQMEPKVQSAETNAHRLFRVVQQPKIEQENMRTTYEPVNIQKRAKVIRRSSSKESDGDKGQGDVIEENTTKVWPPTPKNMEVEEVKQSRLSRFEEELSELQEIKSESVRDLRRKFNSDASGNESTDITENTTPLISTPLRQRRQYKFMGNTAPNIEIQNPVQVEKVSSIKIQKSQSLPRTNIHSSSQTGTNSDVWSPKLESGQGPVSIERVKARTLQTIPFHEDPFWKQIEQMTSFDDLIAAQNVEGTETYVVRNSQAFQFPVQEFSPPDRSQELSPPVSQTRSCTSYAPTIVTSTRPVQTSSTTIQPKPKVFHTPTIQPLKLAVAAKSSIEALDEVLDDIRSSLQKKTPAPQRNQAVDTSASSSSIQSPNVPKNIVRNIPIEKMKQNNIQTNAGQNVSQKYFDQQRNLMATQQQKQTNNPQQNVQWIYPTYQQVAHSQMKSQPNKGQQGLNQVHSSSQIPNQMQPSSQIPNQMHTSSQIPNQMHPSQVHQIPFTQNTSHPNWKGQNIYPSSNQQNQNINQSNQFNQNINQSNQNMMFYQNNQQIPINPDITQFPYIINGNYQLDPSVLKERLMNTGLAFDQQSETDDTRSQKSVASSFAETEKQFNQSIEDLQNLARDVEDKLSQIKCKIVDADENRLDSILSALRKFAPTEPIKTPPNIHTKEEQDRQRAKLNEALTELDRIYYGLHLDDPKLSEPTMDSMSHSQTLPSHGQHIPPAQMRRNKSDSGFGHFQEDSAAQIDHQTQREFDDITKSFQTLLDEVSKDETPSKPSQHAAEIETTIESFLDEFRKNSDNTADKNISQKFESKLKDAKMAAKPNTCRDVQKSEVFTVSSGSFSALVGVKNKKNENNQQKTKFRNTQTNTVSNYHGPVTVKPKTAKDFAQKSKPASGFKQKVKTTSNSEPKVVSSTANIKLVSPQREIKVIKTSGSESEDVSDSHIVRKAKRNVNLQHRKSMPACMIQRTVETQTLEPSSPPVAVLRKNFQSKDRQSREGSESSESSAESRRARRKTITKGIALLMEFFSSSEDERREKSKLDHSTSAPDLRYIGCEKMTKSTSDNDKFKSKGKHSKQKHGTKTKNRSSYIKFDNVDDKIDDFYVTSTTSDDNVQSTHGSKPPKHPKRKQSATSPDKVDEDKIVIEAEEGNPSNVERFNKTDCVIRRKKREDSEEQERPHSFHELLAAFEPNPLKMKKLRKCSSAEAMLQDTTPINKIFTSDPDLRKDSEFNSGESAGVKLEQEVKDTAV
- the LOC139503097 gene encoding titin homolog isoform X6; translation: MADRRPQRVGRNDNKNQVTQDAKRRSRSEGRSKGRNSSNKKDGNSSKGRSGSYSKEPVDQQSRHSLYNEPQSDEGGFPDIKTSSSDSEETLQKKWIRNPNMVKQAGKKEKRKSLGNNLENGYHGRPNYLDLQGNKENVDRGSQKDKFKRLEEMRNKRVDLMVTSDEELNSPEFRISRLRQRALQGAKLSSKLPERLDEFDLQKIHLERLAADIHQNKENESSSTSEQITLRPIGPGQGSFSSQFIQGNVNKHSADTRFTQDHHSNQNINIQTSNKVGQGQGPYRKIPKQESNFSNYNPQPTDVNYYQGKPQPMTYYQGKPNQGPNGEFTWNFKNNNLQQSGYYGNQDNNSHVKSSYNDSKPYQEIPVKKLIEKGRTKRKSHSDDSLDELIESNIQYLESEMESGKLKKISASQPRMFPTQQSDIYNKVEKRRSTSLDSTKAPRESAFQNEVKLRLQIPSSKEQQSDTHSIQSSQYDRLSYSTSESSTPPTTYTLPPSQEYIFQNSVPKVERKFQSASHSPYLPRRSTAELSNDMSKSDSQLNWGESGMNYANTFRTPNYFPEQNPNYYPPQKFPQSNQIPNIMSLSASAVEGGMFSDVDYDIEVTDRIKKWEKFMKKKSTPPTSTESKSPVPLTTIMESEGGIPDSWMPKAPPNVVSSISVTVTKSVAHQPQPQRQTATAPVQMEPKVQSAETNAHRLFRVVQQPKIEQENMRTTYEPVNIQKRAKVIRRSSSKESDGDKGQGDVIEENTTKVWPPTPKNMEVEEVKQSRLSRFEEELSELQEIKSESVRDLRRKFNSDASGNESTDITENTTPLISTPLRQRRQYKFMGNTAPNIEIQNPVQVEKVSSIKIQKSQSLPRTNIHSSSQTGTNSDVWSPKLESGQGPVSIERVKARTLQTIPFHEDPFWKQIEQMTSFDDLIAAQNVEGTETYVVRNSQAFQFPVQEFSPPDRSQELSPPVSQTRSCTSYAPTIVTSTRPVQTSSTTIQPKPKVFHTPTIQPLKLAVAAKSSIEALDEVLDDIRSSLQKKTPAPQRNQAVDTSASSSSIQSPNVPKNIVRNIPIEKMKQNNIQTNAGQNVSQKYFDQQRNLMATQQQKQTNNPQQNVQWIYPTYQQVAHSQMKSQPNKGQQGLNQVHSSSQIPNQMQPSSQIPNQMHTSSQIPNQMHPSQVHQIPFTQNTSHPNWKGQNIYPSSNQQNQNINQSNQFNQNINQSNQNMMFYQNNQQIPINPDITQFPYIINGNYQLDPSVLKERLMNTGLAFDQQSETDDTRSQKSVASSFAETEKQFNQSIEDLQNLARDVEDKLSQIKCKIVDADENRLDSILSALRKFAPTEPIKTPPNIHTKEEQDRQRAKLNEALTELDRIYYGLHLDDPKLSEPTMDSMSHSQTLPSHGQHIPPAQMRRNKSDSGFGHFQEDSAAQIDHQTQREFDDITKSFQTLLDEVSKDETPSKPSQHAAEIETTIESFLDEFRKNSDNTADKNISQKFESKLKDAKMAAKPNTCRDVQKSEVFTVSSGSFSALVGVKNKKNENNQQKTKFRNTQTNTVSNYHGPVTVKPKTAKDFAQKSKPASGFKQKVKTTSNSEPKVVSSTANIKLVSPQREIKVIKTSGSESEDVSDSHIVRKAKRNVNLQHRKSMPACMIQRTVETQTLEPSSPPVAVLRKNFQSKDRQSREGSESSESSAESRRARRKTITKGIALLMEFFSSSEDERREKSKLDHSTSAPDLRYIGCEKMTKSTSDNDKFKSKGKHSKQKHGTKTKNRSSYIKFDNVDDKIDDFYVTSTTSDDNVQSTHGSKPPKHPKRKQSATSPDKVDEDKIVIEAEEGNPSNVERFNKTDCVIRRKKREDSEEQERPHSFHELLAAFEPNPLKMKKLRKCSSAEAMLQDTTPINKIFTSDPDLRKDSEFNSGESAGVKLEQEVKDTAV